GCCGCCTCTGAGCGGCCTTTTTGATTGGGATGTTCATCTGAAGGATGCTGGACAATCGAAGTTGTAAAAGATAGAATAAATTATCGCAACAAATAAAATCCGGAGAAAAAAATGAAGCAGGTGAAAGTAACAATCTGGCCCCATCTGAACAAGGAAGTTACCGTATATCGCGGCAGTCCTCTGCTGGATCTGGTTCCACCCCCTGCTGACGGAGAAAACCCTTACCAGCCGCTGGTCGCCAAGTTCAACAATGAACTGGTGGATCTTCATTTCACGGTTAAAAATCCGGGGCAAGTCAAATTCATGAGCCTCAAATCCCCTGAAGGCATGGAAACATACCGCAGGAGCGCTAATTTATTACTCTGCCGCGCCTTCCTTGACGTGTACAGGAACGGACGGATCGCGATCGGACATTCGCTCGGCAACAACTATTATTACGACATCTCAATCGACATCCCTGTGGACAGCGAAGTTCTCGACACCATTAAGAGCAGGATGCAGCAGATCATAGAAAACCGGGAAGACTTCCTCCGTATCTCCATGGAACGCAAGGAGGCGATCAGCCTTTTCGCTGGTCAGGGCCTGAACGACAAGGTGCGTCTGCTGGAAACCGTTCCGGGCAATACAGTGGATCTCTATTCCTGCGGTAATTTTTACGACCTGGACACAGGCCCGCTGATACCTGACACGAGCTATCTCAAGACATTCACCCTGCGCAAATACGAGGACGGAATTGTGCTATCTTTCCCGGACCAGGGCAACCCATTGCAGGTATCCCCGCTCAAGCATTACCGCAAGCTCTTCAAGATTTACCAGGAGAGCAAGAACTGGCGCCGCATCCTCAAGATCAACAATATCGGACGCCTGAACGAATTCATCCAGAACGGCAAGATCCATGACTACATCAAGACTCTGGAAGTTCTGCACGAAAAAAAGACCGCCCAGATCGCTGACGTGATCACCCAGAAACGCGAAGATGTACGGATGGTGCTGATCGCAGGCCCCTCATCATCCGGAAAGACCACTTTCTCCAAGCGCCTGGCTGTGCACCTGCGCGTGAACGGAATCGATTCGATGCCGATTTCCCTGGATAATTACTTCCTGGCCCGGGACCAGACTCCCAGGGACGAGAACGGGGATTATGACTTTGAAAGCATCTATGCCCTGGACCTGGAACTCTTCAACCAGCACCTGGTGGAACTGATCAGGGGTGAAGTGGTGGAAGTACCGA
The window above is part of the Candidatus Wallbacteria bacterium genome. Proteins encoded here:
- a CDS encoding nucleoside kinase, with protein sequence MKQVKVTIWPHLNKEVTVYRGSPLLDLVPPPADGENPYQPLVAKFNNELVDLHFTVKNPGQVKFMSLKSPEGMETYRRSANLLLCRAFLDVYRNGRIAIGHSLGNNYYYDISIDIPVDSEVLDTIKSRMQQIIENREDFLRISMERKEAISLFAGQGLNDKVRLLETVPGNTVDLYSCGNFYDLDTGPLIPDTSYLKTFTLRKYEDGIVLSFPDQGNPLQVSPLKHYRKLFKIYQESKNWRRILKINNIGRLNEFIQNGKIHDYIKTLEVLHEKKTAQIADVITQKREDVRMVLIAGPSSSGKTTFSKRLAVHLRVNGIDSMPISLDNYFLARDQTPRDENGDYDFESIYALDLELFNQHLVELIRGEVVEVPKFDFEAGCKRKEGTPLRVAENQVIIIEGIHGLNDLLTQSIPQKNKFKIYISALTQVSIDDFNRIHTTDTRLLRRIVRDQKYRGYTALDTLKRWQSVRKGEDQNIFPYQENADMMFNSSVIYEMAVLKKYAYPLLKQVPEAEDMFSEAKRLILLLEFFRELEDESDIPPTSILREFIGGSSFHY